The nucleotide sequence TAATAAAGGTGCCAAATTCCGCACCTCACTCTCTCTGGCACTCTTTACCATTTCTCCCAATATATAACCGTCCGAATTTACACAGAAAAATTGTTTGTAGCCATAATACGCTCTATTACCCTTCTTTAACCAACTCGCATCAGTGTCCTTCGAATAACTTATGTTGCTTTCATTATTCCCTCCGGAACCACCACAGGAACTATCATTGTCATCATCTCCTTCATGCCGATCTTCTGCAATATCATTTACTACTTTACGGGGACGGCACGAGGACTCTACCAATGTCGCATCTATTATCGCTTCCTTCCTGCTTTTCACTATTAAATTTGATTCCGATAACTGCCTGTTTATCTCTGAAAATAATTCGTCAAATATCTCCAATTCAAGTAATCTGCTCCGAAACCTGCTGATGGTACTGTGATCCGGAACTTCTCCGGATACACTTACTCCTACAAATCTTATTACTGACAACCGATCCTTTAAGGCAAATTCAGCCTGAGGGTCACTCAGCTTTTCCCACGACTGTACTAAAAGTATTTTAAACAAAAGTAACGGGGAATAAGCTCTGCTGCCAGATGTGTTCTTAGTCCATCTGTATTTCTTATCAAGGATTGATTTTACTTTCTTCCAGTCTATAAGTGAATTTATCTTATCAAGATAAGTCGAATCATTAGCTTTAAAGTCTAACATTGAATCTAATACTGTGGGTTCTATGTACTTTTCCATAACAACTCCTTTTGTCTTTAATAAATAATACATATTATCACATAATATCATAATAGTAAAGATAAAATATATTAACTTCAAATGTTTTCATTTTTTCTTGTGCAAAGGTTTCAAATTGTTTGACAAGAGACCTCTCCACTTCGGTCGAGGTGACAAAAGCTTAAATGCCATTAAAAATCAAATCTTGATTAATCACAACTATTTCCATATATTTAGATAATACAAAATTTAGTGATTTAGCGAGGTTTGCCATGCAACTAACGGATGAAATGCTTTACAAAACATTAAAAGAAGCTGAAAATATTGCAATAGTGGGTGCTTCCAATAATCCGGAACGGGCAAGCAACGGAATAATGAAATTTCTGATGAAAAACAACTATAACTGTTTCCCTGTCAATCCCAATGAAAATGAGGTATTAGGTGTAAAAGCATACAAAACTCTCTCAGAAGTACCGGAAAAAATCGATATCGTTGATGTTTTTAGAAGAAGCGAAGCAGCTGCAGATATTGTAAGGGAAGCTGCGGCACTTAATCCCGGATTTATCTGGCTTCAGGAAAATGTGTACTCAGAAGAAGCTGAAAGTATAGCATCCGGAAAAAATATCCCCATCATCATGGATAAATGTATTTTCAAGGAACTCCTAAGACTTAAAGTTTTAGACTAAAAATTCTTGCATTATGCACATTAATATTACATAATTCTAAAAATTTTGATAGTATCGTTGTGCTGGTAGATAGGTGTTTTTAATATTAGCACAATCGCATATATGTTAGTATATTGCATGGCTACAAAGAGATCTCTCGACTACGCTCGAGATGACAACTAATTAAATATGTCATCTCGACCGGAGCGAAGCGGAGCGGAGAGATCTCAGACGTTATTTGAGTTAGAGATTACCGCGTCGCCTACGGCTCCTCCTAATGACTTCCAAAAAACGTCATTGCGAGGAGTGGAAATGACGAAGCAATCTCACATATAAGGCATGAGATCGCCGCGGGCTGACGCCCTCGCGATGACGCCATTTGTCCCGTCATTGCGACTGAGCACTTAAAGCTTTGAGTGCCCGGGAAGAAATCTCATAATTGAGATTACTTCGGGACTTCGTCCCTCGTAATGACGTCGTTTGTCCCGTCATTGCGAGGAGTGGAAACGACGAAGCAATCTCCCCTACGGCTCCTGAGATTTTTAGTCGCCTTCGCCCGGCGAGAAATGATGGAACTAAGTGCGAAACTAAAGACAAATATTAACTATAAATTTTGGAGTATTTTATGCAATCTGCTTACCTGGTTCTTGAAGACGGTACGGTTTTTGAAGGTGAAAGTTTTGGTGCAAAAGGTGAAGTTGTCGGAGAAGTTGTTTTTAACACTTCCATGTCAGGTTATCAGGAAATAATCACCGATCCCTCTTATTACGGTCAAATGGTGGCAATGACTTACCCTTTAATCGGCAACTACGGTATAAACGAGCAGGATTTTGAGTCATTAAAGCCGCACGTTTCCGCCTTCATTGTAAAAGAATACTCAAAAGCATATTCAAATTACCGGGCAAACATCAGTCTGGGAGAATTCCTGGAAAAACACGGTATTATTGGAATTACGGGCATTGACACAAGAAAACTTGTCAGGCACATCCGTCTGCGGGGGTCGATGAATGGTATAATCTCAACACAGACAGATAATATTGATGAGCTGCAAAAAAAGGTAGCAGAATCTGACGGCATTGAGGGTAGAGACCTTGTGCAGTACGTATCCTGTTCTCAGCCATATCAGTGGAGACAGGGCAGCTGGAATATAGATAAAAATGATTTTAACTACGCCGGTAAAGACGACTATCATATTGTAGCTGTGGATTACGGAATAAAGCAGAATATCCTGAGATATTTCGTCGACTGCGGGGCAAAAGTCACAGTTGTTCCAGCCAAAACAACTTTTGATGAAATTGTAAAACTGAATCCCGACGGTGTGTTTTTGTCAAACGGTCCCGGAGATCCGGAACCACTGCATTATGCTCATGAGCTGGCAAAAAACCTTGTTGACAATAATTATCCTGTTTTTGGTATCTGTCTTGGCAATCAGATTCTCTCAATAGCACTTGGAGGCAAAACATACAAACTGAAATTTGGTCACCACGGCGGCAACCAGCCTGTCAAGGATATGACAACGGGTAAAGTGGAAATAACAGCTCAAAATCATTGCTTTGCAGTTGATGTTGAATCGCTGAAGGACAAAGTGGAAATCACCCATGTAAATCTCAATGACAAAACGGTTGAGGGCATAAAACTAAAAAACAATCCTGTTTTCGCAGTGCAATACCATCCGGAAAACGGCCCTGGTCCTCATGATGCCAAATATCTTTTTACCCGATTTCTGGATATGGTTCAATCAGCCAGGCATGTTTAAAAACCTTTTTATTCTAACAATAATTGTTGCTTTTGCAGTAACCTTTGCCATCGGTTACTGGATTAACACCTGTGAAACATATCTAAAAAATAATTATGTCACTCTCGAACTGCATATTGAAAAGGGCGAATCCTTTAGCGAAACTTACAATAAAATTTTCAAACACATGGATACTCCTCCTTTTTTTAAAAACTATCTGAAATATGTTTATCATTTTGCAGGTAAACGCAAATTCGGCTATTACAAAACGGATAATTTGCCGTTGAATCAGCTTATAGAAAATATCAATAACGGAAAGCAATATAATATCAAAGTAACGTTTCCCGAAGGGTACAATATCTATGACATTGCAAAACAACTTGATAAAGCAGGCATTATTAAATATTCGGCATTTATCGACAATGTAACAAATGAAGATTTTGTTAAAAATA is from Flexistipes sinusarabici DSM 4947 and encodes:
- a CDS encoding IS5 family transposase codes for the protein MYYLLKTKGVVMEKYIEPTVLDSMLDFKANDSTYLDKINSLIDWKKVKSILDKKYRWTKNTSGSRAYSPLLLFKILLVQSWEKLSDPQAEFALKDRLSVIRFVGVSVSGEVPDHSTISRFRSRLLELEIFDELFSEINRQLSESNLIVKSRKEAIIDATLVESSCRPRKVVNDIAEDRHEGDDDNDSSCGGSGGNNESNISYSKDTDASWLKKGNRAYYGYKQFFCVNSDGYILGEMVKSARESEVRNLAPLLQKLNLPKGTAIYADKGYSSESNRKDISGTYADMIMYKAARNKPLTGFQKFHNKAVSKVRYVVEQAIGLIKLHFGYTRSRFIGIDKVRLELSIHCMAYNLRKGALRMI
- a CDS encoding CoA-binding protein, encoding MQLTDEMLYKTLKEAENIAIVGASNNPERASNGIMKFLMKNNYNCFPVNPNENEVLGVKAYKTLSEVPEKIDIVDVFRRSEAAADIVREAAALNPGFIWLQENVYSEEAESIASGKNIPIIMDKCIFKELLRLKVLD
- the carA gene encoding glutamine-hydrolyzing carbamoyl-phosphate synthase small subunit, whose amino-acid sequence is MQSAYLVLEDGTVFEGESFGAKGEVVGEVVFNTSMSGYQEIITDPSYYGQMVAMTYPLIGNYGINEQDFESLKPHVSAFIVKEYSKAYSNYRANISLGEFLEKHGIIGITGIDTRKLVRHIRLRGSMNGIISTQTDNIDELQKKVAESDGIEGRDLVQYVSCSQPYQWRQGSWNIDKNDFNYAGKDDYHIVAVDYGIKQNILRYFVDCGAKVTVVPAKTTFDEIVKLNPDGVFLSNGPGDPEPLHYAHELAKNLVDNNYPVFGICLGNQILSIALGGKTYKLKFGHHGGNQPVKDMTTGKVEITAQNHCFAVDVESLKDKVEITHVNLNDKTVEGIKLKNNPVFAVQYHPENGPGPHDAKYLFTRFLDMVQSARHV